From Labeo rohita strain BAU-BD-2019 chromosome 18, IGBB_LRoh.1.0, whole genome shotgun sequence, the proteins below share one genomic window:
- the LOC127180792 gene encoding extracellular calcium-sensing receptor, protein MILLVWLWVVRFIVEMVRVCGAGLSCSLQGRSVSESLYKEGDVIIGGLFPVHVEAPLPDRAFTQIQHGARCQGVNLRSYRWLKTMIFTVEEINQDPALLPNVTLGYLVADSCLAEGTTLSAALALVTGQEETMSGAECSGAPLVPVIIGDARSSASIVVADTLGVFDIPMVSYFASCACLSDSRRFHSFLRTVPSDVFQAKAMARLLRLLDWTWVGVVAGDDEYGKSGVQLLLKELENAGICVDYLEFIPKSYSQSRIRRIVERIQSSTAIVVVTFAIVPDIKVLLKEVVVQNVTNKQWIATEAWSTSILFFDPAIRSLLSGTIGFALRRADIKGLGSFLAQLSPVKQPNEPFVKDVWEEIFGCSLAQDWQPLSKIPKCTGLENVEKYGRIYTDVSQLRVTYNVYKAVYAIANAIHNMMACQPGRGLFEDGECPDVTQIKPQQLLHYLNAVNFTTPVGELVYFENNGEPSASYDIMNWHVDESGAVNFIQVGQFDSVKGPGQELNINLEKVLWGGGWDDQVPVSVCSASCLPGTRKAVQKGKPVCCFDCLPCAAGEISNITDSTECIKCPERFWSNTDRTRCIPKVVEFLSLQDNMVIVLTVLSVTGATLTMTVLATFFHHRDTPLVRANNSELSFLLLVSLTLCFLCALVFIGRPAPWNCMLRHTLFGVSFVICIACVLSKTVVVLVAFRATLPGSNLMQYFGPIQQRVGIFICTLVQVVICLFWLLLAPPLPTESAGAELGARVILQCTVGSVVGFVLVLGYIGLLAVVCFLLAFFARKLPDNFNEAQFITFSMLIFCAVWIAFVPAYISSPGKYTVAVEVFAILASSYGLLLCIFTPKCYIILLKPEKNTKKNMIAR, encoded by the exons ATGATATTGCTTGTGTGGTTGTGGGTTGTGAGATTTATTGTTGAGATGGTCAGGGTTTGCGGTGCAGGCCTGTCTTGTAGTCTGCAGGGCAGATCTGTTTCAGAGAGTCTTTATAAAGAAGGGGATGTGATAATTGGTGGTCTGTTTCCAGTTCATGTTGAAGCACCTCTGCCTGATCGTGCTTTCACTCAAATACAGCACGGTGCTCGCTGTCAAGG TGTTAACCTTCGTTCATACCGCTGGCTCAAAACTATGATCTTCACAGTGGAGGAGATTAATCAGGACCCTGCCTTGCTTCCAAATGTTACTTTGGGATACCTGGTGGCCGACAGTTGCCTAGCTGAGGGCACAACATTGAGTGCTGCTTTAGCTCTGGTAACGGGGCAGGAGGAGACAATGTCGGGAGCAGAATGCAGTGGGGCCCCACTGGTCCCTGTCATTATCGGTGACGCTCGTTCTTCTGCTTCAATAGTGGTGGCTGACACACTGGGAGTTTTTGATATCCCTATG GTGAGTTATTTTGCATCCTGTGCGTGTCTCAGTGACAGTCGCAGATTTCACTCGTTCTTGCGCACTGTTCCCAGTGATGTCTTCCAGGCCAAAGCCATGGCCCGTCTGCTGCGCCTGCTGGACTGGACCTGGGTGGGGGTAGTTGCAGGGGATGATGAATATGGTAAAAGTGGCGTGCAGCTCCTCTTGAAAGAACTGGAAAATGCAGGGATCTGTGTGGACTACCTGGAATTTATTCCAAAATCATACTCACAAAGCAGGATCAGGCGAATTGTGGAGAGAATCCAGAGTTCCACAGCTATTGTTGTAGTGACCTTTGCTATTGTCCCTGATATAAAAGTTCTGCTAAAGGAAGTGGTGGTGCAGAATGTGACCAACAAGCAGTGGATAGCCACTGAGGCCTGGAGCACCTCTATTCTCTTCTTTGACCCAGCAATCCGCTCTCTCCTATCTGGTACCATTGGCTTTGCCCTTCGCAGGGCTGATATTAAGGGTCTTGGTTCTTTTCTTGCCCAGCTGAGTCCTGTGAAGCAGCCAAATGAACCGTTCGTAAAAGATGTTTGGGAAGAAATTTTTGGGTGCTCGCTGGCACAGGACTGGCAGCCTTTATCTAAAATTCCAAAGTGCACAGGCTTAGAGAATGTGGAGAAATATGGCCGCATTTACACAGATGTTTCACAGCTGAGAGTCACTTACAATGTGTATAAAGCTGTGTATGCTATTGCCAATGCTATTCACAACATGATGGCCTGTCAGCCTGGTAGAGGGCTGTTTGAAGATGGAGAATGTCCTGATGTGACCCAAATAAAGCCCCAACAG CTTCTGCACTACTTAAATGCAGTAAACTTCACAACACCAGTGGGTGAGCTGGTCTATTTTGAAAATAACGGCGAGCCATCTGCCTCTTATGACATTATGAACTGGCATGTAGATGAAAGCGGAGCAGTTAATTTTATCCAGGTGGGGCAGTTTGATTCAGTCAAAGGACCAGGCCAAGAGCTGAACATAAACCTTGAAAAAGTGCTTTGGGGAGGGGGCTGGGATGACCAG GTTCCTGTATCTGTGTGCAGTGCAAGCTGTCTTCCAGGGACTAGGAAGGCTGTACAAAAAGGAAAACCTGTCTGCTGTTTTGACTGTCTCCCTTGTGCAGCAGGAGAAATCAGCAACATTACAG ACTCTACAGAGTGTATAAAATGTCCAGAGAGGTTCTGGTCAAACACTGACAGAACAAGGTGCATCCCAAAGGTTGTGGAGTTTCTGTCCCTGCAAGATAACATGGTGATTGTCCTGACAGTCTTATCTGTTACTGGGGCAACACTAACCATGACTGTTCTGGCTACCTTTTTTCATCATCGTGACACACCCCTCGTACGGGCCAACAACTCAGAGCTGAGCTTTCTGCTATTGGTGTCACTCACCCTCTGCTTCCTGTGTGCACTAGTTTTTATTGGCCGGCCTGCACCTTGGAACTGCATGCTACGTCACACCCTGTTTGGAGTGAGCTTTGTAATCTGCATTGCCTGTGTCCTCAGTAAGACTGTGGTGGTTTTGGTGGCTTTTCGGGCCACTCTGCCTGGATCTAACCTGATGCAGTACTTTGGGCCCATTCAGCAGAGGGTAGGCATCTTCATTTGCACGCTTGTTCAGGTTGTCATATGTTTATTTTGGCTGCTGCTGGCTCCCCCTCTGCCCACAGAGAGTGCAGGAGCTGAGCTTGGTGCTCGAGTGATCCTGCAGTGCACGGTGGGATCTGTTGTAGGGTTTGTACTAGTGCTAGGCTACATTGGTCTATTAGCAGTGGTCTGCTTCCTGCTGGCCTTCTTTGCCCGGAAGCTCCCAGACAATTTCAATGAGGCTCAATTCATTACTTTCAGCATGCTGATCTTCTGTGCTGTATGGATTGCATTTGTGCCAGCGTACATCAGCTCACCAGGGAAGTACACGGTAGCTGTGGAGGTTTTCGCCATTTTGGCTTCTAGTTACGGCCTgttgctgtgtatatttaccCCAAAATGTTACATCATTCTGCTCAAACctgagaaaaatacaaaaaagaacaTGATAGCCAGATAA